From the Pseudomonas putida genome, one window contains:
- a CDS encoding acyl-CoA dehydrogenase has protein sequence MDFAYSPKVQALRERVSAFMDAYVYPAEPVFERQVAEGDRWQPTAIMEELKAKARAEGLWNLFLPESEYGAGLSNLEYAPLAEIMGRSLLGPEPFNCSAPDTGNMEVLVRYGSEAQKRQWLEPLLRGEIRSAFAMTEPDVASSDATNMAATAVRDGDEWVINGRKWWTSGACDPRCKVMIFMGLSNPDGPRHQQHSMVLVPTDAPGVKIVRPLPVFGYDDAPHGHAEVLFENVRVPYENVVLGEGRGFEIAQGRLGPGRIHHCMRSIGMAERALELMCKRSVERTAFGRPLARLGGNVDKIADSRMEIDMARLLTLKAAYMMDTVGNKVARSEIAQIKVVAPNVALKVIDRAIQMHGGAGVSGDFPLAYMYAMQRTLRLADGPDEVHRAAIGKYEIGKYVPVEMLRGGR, from the coding sequence ATGGATTTCGCCTATTCGCCCAAGGTCCAGGCACTGCGAGAGCGCGTCAGCGCCTTCATGGATGCTTATGTCTATCCCGCCGAACCGGTGTTCGAGCGCCAGGTCGCCGAGGGCGACCGCTGGCAACCCACCGCGATCATGGAAGAGCTCAAGGCCAAGGCCCGGGCCGAGGGTTTGTGGAACCTGTTCCTCCCGGAGTCGGAATACGGCGCCGGTCTGAGCAACCTGGAGTACGCGCCGCTGGCCGAGATCATGGGCCGTTCGCTGCTGGGCCCGGAGCCGTTCAACTGCTCGGCGCCAGACACCGGCAACATGGAAGTGCTGGTGCGCTATGGCAGCGAGGCGCAAAAGCGCCAGTGGTTGGAGCCGTTGCTGCGCGGTGAGATCCGCTCGGCATTCGCCATGACCGAACCGGACGTGGCTTCTTCGGACGCCACCAACATGGCTGCCACGGCCGTGCGTGATGGTGACGAGTGGGTGATCAATGGCCGCAAATGGTGGACGTCCGGCGCCTGCGATCCGCGCTGCAAGGTGATGATCTTCATGGGCCTGTCGAACCCAGACGGTCCGCGCCATCAGCAGCATTCGATGGTGCTGGTACCGACCGATGCGCCGGGGGTGAAGATCGTCCGCCCATTGCCGGTATTCGGTTATGACGATGCGCCCCATGGCCATGCCGAAGTGCTGTTCGAGAACGTGCGGGTGCCTTATGAGAACGTGGTCCTTGGCGAGGGGCGTGGTTTCGAGATCGCCCAGGGCCGCCTTGGCCCAGGCCGCATCCACCATTGCATGCGTTCGATCGGCATGGCCGAGCGGGCGCTGGAGCTGATGTGCAAGCGCTCGGTCGAGCGCACGGCCTTCGGCCGGCCCTTGGCGCGTCTGGGGGGCAACGTCGACAAGATCGCCGATTCGCGCATGGAGATCGACATGGCGCGCCTGCTGACGCTGAAGGCGGCGTACATGATGGACACCGTCGGCAACAAGGTCGCGCGCAGCGAGATCGCGCAGATCAAGGTGGTGGCGCCGAACGTGGCGTTGAAGGTGATCGACCGGGCCATCCAGATGCACGGTGGGGCAGGGGTGAGCGGCGATTTCCCGCTGGCCTACATGTACGCCATGCAACGCACCCTGCGCCTGGCCGATGGGCCGGATGAGGTGCACCGGGCGGCGATCGGCAAGTACGAGATCGGCAAGTATGTGCCGGTGGAGATGCTGCGCGGCGGAAGGTGA
- a CDS encoding PAAR domain-containing protein, protein MRVNLDGRGQAVDGDTTTTGAICIATGTGYTSDGREVLREGDPTTECPLCGQEGMVAEGVEFFISSGRRVAMDGALVVCACSPGSNRVVAPLNEAPPSRQARPAVQVSEAHTEHFAQSAMTSMPGTLEPGFYVVPRHMSFPQVLLQLQAHDSTLPISHLQRLNPTFEQGFKAGEIFVIGDPDNGNACTREEAQLMAAAEHARRALAALDFAESDFMMQHQAEIAGLLANASQSMGVGKDMLDQGLKQVSGTLTKIEQLHQREFLRHGHLNSPGFFAERRQLLQQLDGQLKAAFLNKKLNLGSYERLKKSLNISTKSLVHHWSKAGGPGQIPGYATHLDKVAKLGKYLQWGGHAAVGLAGTSSYLKVQVVCRAGETEACRKVRLTETGSFTAGVAGATLGSYAATAAVGTLCGVFAAGTAGLGTPLCGIVLVGGGGFAGGLLGAEFGESAGEFIYEVTND, encoded by the coding sequence ATGCGGGTCAATCTGGATGGCAGAGGCCAGGCGGTCGATGGTGATACCACGACCACCGGGGCCATTTGCATCGCCACCGGTACCGGGTACACGTCCGATGGACGCGAGGTGCTCAGGGAAGGCGACCCCACTACGGAGTGTCCGCTTTGTGGGCAGGAGGGGATGGTTGCCGAAGGGGTTGAGTTCTTCATCTCTTCCGGCAGGCGGGTGGCGATGGATGGCGCGCTGGTCGTTTGTGCCTGTTCACCTGGCAGCAACCGGGTGGTTGCACCGTTGAATGAGGCACCGCCATCGAGGCAGGCCAGGCCAGCCGTACAAGTGTCTGAGGCTCACACTGAGCACTTTGCGCAATCTGCGATGACATCCATGCCCGGTACGCTGGAACCGGGGTTCTATGTGGTGCCCCGGCACATGTCGTTCCCGCAGGTGCTGCTGCAGTTGCAGGCGCACGACAGCACTCTGCCGATCTCGCATCTGCAGCGGCTTAACCCTACCTTCGAGCAAGGGTTCAAGGCTGGGGAAATCTTCGTTATCGGCGATCCGGACAATGGCAACGCCTGCACCCGCGAAGAAGCCCAGCTGATGGCAGCCGCAGAGCATGCGCGGCGGGCGCTGGCGGCACTCGATTTTGCCGAGTCGGATTTCATGATGCAGCACCAGGCCGAGATTGCGGGATTGCTTGCCAACGCAAGCCAATCCATGGGGGTGGGCAAGGACATGCTCGATCAAGGGCTAAAGCAAGTCAGCGGGACATTGACCAAGATCGAGCAACTGCATCAACGCGAATTCTTGCGCCATGGCCATCTGAACAGCCCGGGTTTCTTTGCTGAGCGGCGGCAGTTGTTGCAGCAGCTCGACGGGCAGCTGAAAGCGGCGTTTCTCAACAAAAAGCTCAATCTTGGGAGCTATGAACGGCTGAAGAAGAGTTTGAATATTTCGACCAAAAGCCTTGTGCATCATTGGTCGAAAGCGGGCGGGCCGGGACAGATTCCGGGGTATGCGACGCATCTGGATAAGGTGGCGAAGCTTGGTAAGTACCTTCAGTGGGGTGGGCATGCTGCGGTTGGGCTAGCTGGTACTTCGTCATACCTGAAAGTGCAAGTAGTTTGTCGTGCCGGCGAAACCGAGGCTTGTAGAAAGGTGCGGCTAACTGAGACAGGTAGTTTTACTGCTGGTGTTGCCGGGGCAACGCTTGGATCATATGCTGCGACCGCAGCGGTAGGCACATTATGCGGTGTTTTTGCAGCGGGAACAGCAGGTCTAGGCACTCCGCTGTGTGGCATCGTGCTAGTCGGGGGAGGTGGGTTTGCCGGAGGTCTCTTGGGCGCGGAATTCGGAGAGTCAGCAGGTGAGTTCATCTACGAGGTGACCAATGATTGA
- a CDS encoding TerC family protein has product MTALQTFLTSPFLGTSTWLWLVFMAIVIGLLVLDLGVLHRQDREIEMRESLLLYSGYFSVGVLFGLWVWHELGAQSALEFYTGFLVEQSLSMDNVFVMAMIFGFFAIPRRYQHRVLFWGILGVVFLRAIMIGVGAALVQNFAWVLYIFGAFLLFTGVKMALSKEDSHPDLANNPILKFVRRHMRVTDQIHGSHFFVHLTPPGESKALRYATPLFLALVLIELADLVFAVDSVPAIFAITQDPFIVYTSNIFAILGLRSLYFALSALMHRFVYLKYALALVLIFIGCKIFYHGMVGKVPALLSLGVTFGLLLGGVVVSLIKTRGEKVVSDTELEQPTIGKDKVGEKEEDPQMRV; this is encoded by the coding sequence ATGACAGCTCTGCAGACATTCCTCACCTCCCCGTTTCTTGGCACCAGCACCTGGTTGTGGCTGGTGTTCATGGCCATCGTCATCGGTTTGCTGGTACTCGACCTGGGTGTGCTGCACCGCCAGGACCGCGAGATCGAAATGCGCGAAAGCCTGTTGCTGTATTCGGGCTATTTCAGCGTCGGCGTGCTGTTCGGCCTGTGGGTCTGGCATGAGCTGGGGGCGCAGTCGGCGCTGGAGTTCTACACCGGTTTCCTGGTCGAGCAGTCGTTGTCGATGGACAACGTGTTCGTCATGGCGATGATCTTCGGCTTCTTCGCCATCCCCCGCCGCTACCAGCACCGCGTACTGTTCTGGGGCATTCTTGGCGTGGTGTTCCTGCGTGCGATCATGATCGGCGTGGGGGCGGCGCTGGTGCAGAACTTTGCCTGGGTGCTCTATATCTTCGGCGCCTTCCTGCTGTTCACCGGGGTGAAGATGGCCCTGTCGAAGGAGGACAGCCACCCCGACCTTGCCAATAACCCGATCTTGAAATTCGTCCGCCGGCACATGCGTGTGACCGACCAGATCCATGGCTCGCACTTCTTCGTGCACCTGACCCCGCCCGGCGAAAGCAAGGCCCTGCGTTATGCCACACCGCTGTTCCTGGCCTTGGTGCTGATCGAACTGGCCGACCTGGTGTTCGCCGTCGACAGCGTACCGGCGATCTTCGCCATCACCCAGGACCCGTTCATCGTCTACACCTCGAACATCTTCGCCATCCTGGGTTTGCGCTCGCTGTACTTTGCCTTGTCGGCGCTGATGCACCGGTTTGTCTACCTCAAGTATGCGCTGGCGCTGGTGCTGATCTTCATTGGCTGCAAGATCTTCTACCACGGCATGGTGGGCAAGGTACCGGCGTTGCTGTCGTTGGGGGTGACGTTCGGGTTGTTGCTGGGTGGGGTGGTGGTTTCGTTGATCAAGACGCGGGGGGAGAAGGTGGTGAGTGACACGGAGTTGGAACAGCCAACGATCGGGAAAGACAAGGTTGGTGAGAAGGAGGAAGACCCGCAGATGCGGGTCTGA
- a CDS encoding substrate-binding domain-containing protein — MRRLLLLLPLLLTLTAQADPALLRVQGSNTIGAALLPALVQAHLRAQQATDIEQLPGAVANETVIKARDAHGQPLRIDIAAHGSSTGFAALGQGQADLAAASRPISDAEVNQLKALGDLRSARAEQVIGLDGVAVIVHPDNPLPQLTTQQLAQIFSGQIQHWEQLGVAGGAIHLYARDDRSGTYETFKALVLEPHHGVLATQAQRFESSETLAERVGADRHAIGFSSLAAVHGAKVLAVAEGDAPAMLPDRPLVASEDYPLSRRLYFYLPANAKPQARALADFAQTAAGQAIVAEQGFVSQQVQTQPVAAQADMPPRYRSLAQQAQRLSVNFRFQEGSASLDNKALRDVQRVVEYLRQAGKLQSKAVLVGFGDPKETPGRAALLSRLRAQAVRRELARGGVEVLEVTGMGDELPIAGNDREQGRLRNRRVEVWVY, encoded by the coding sequence ATGCGCCGCCTGCTGCTCCTGCTGCCTCTCCTGCTGACCCTGACGGCCCAGGCCGACCCTGCGCTGTTGCGCGTGCAGGGTTCCAACACCATTGGCGCAGCATTGCTGCCGGCATTGGTGCAAGCGCACCTGCGCGCGCAGCAGGCGACGGACATCGAGCAACTGCCAGGCGCGGTGGCCAACGAAACCGTGATCAAGGCCCGCGATGCGCATGGCCAACCTTTGCGTATCGACATCGCCGCCCACGGTTCGAGCACCGGTTTTGCCGCCCTCGGCCAGGGCCAGGCAGACCTGGCGGCGGCCTCGCGTCCCATCAGCGATGCCGAAGTGAACCAGCTCAAGGCCCTGGGCGACCTGCGCTCGGCCAGGGCCGAACAGGTCATCGGCCTGGATGGCGTGGCCGTCATCGTCCACCCCGACAACCCGCTGCCACAACTGACCACCCAGCAACTGGCGCAGATCTTCTCCGGGCAGATCCAGCACTGGGAGCAACTGGGCGTGGCAGGTGGGGCCATTCACCTGTATGCCCGCGATGATCGCTCCGGGACCTATGAAACTTTCAAGGCACTGGTACTGGAACCGCACCATGGCGTGCTGGCCACGCAGGCGCAGCGCTTCGAGTCCAGCGAAACCCTCGCCGAACGGGTCGGCGCTGATCGTCACGCCATCGGTTTCAGCAGCCTGGCGGCGGTACACGGGGCCAAGGTGCTGGCGGTGGCCGAGGGCGATGCACCGGCCATGCTGCCTGATCGCCCACTGGTCGCCAGCGAGGACTACCCGCTGTCGCGGCGGCTGTACTTCTACCTGCCAGCCAATGCCAAACCCCAGGCCCGGGCGCTGGCCGACTTCGCCCAGACTGCGGCCGGCCAGGCCATCGTCGCCGAACAGGGCTTCGTCTCGCAGCAGGTCCAGACGCAACCGGTAGCGGCGCAGGCCGACATGCCGCCCCGCTACCGCAGCCTTGCCCAGCAAGCGCAACGCTTGAGCGTCAATTTCCGCTTCCAGGAAGGCAGCGCCAGCCTCGACAACAAGGCCCTGCGCGATGTGCAGCGGGTGGTCGAATACCTGCGCCAGGCTGGCAAGCTGCAAAGCAAGGCGGTGCTGGTAGGTTTCGGCGACCCTAAGGAAACGCCCGGCCGTGCAGCGTTGCTGTCGCGCTTGCGTGCCCAGGCCGTACGCCGCGAACTGGCACGGGGTGGCGTCGAGGTGCTGGAAGTGACCGGTATGGGCGACGAGTTGCCGATCGCCGGCAATGACAGGGAGCAAGGCCGCTTGCGTAACCGTCGGGTGGAAGTCTGGGTCTACTGA
- a CDS encoding tartrate dehydrogenase → MTKTKTFKIAAIPGDGIGNEVLPEGIRVLEAAARKHGLDLQFEFFEWASCDYYLAHGKMMPDDWFDQLKVFDALYFGAVGWPDKVPDHISLWGSLLKFRRDFDQYVNIRPVRLFPGVPCPLAGKQPGDIDFVVVRENTEGEYSSLGGRMFEGTANEFVLQESVFTRRGVDRILEYAFELAHNRPRQHVTSATKSNGMAVSMPYWDERTAAVAAHYPEITWDKQHIDILCARFVLQPERFDVVVASNLFGDILSDLGPACTGTIGIAPSANLNPERKLPSLFEPVHGSAPDIFGKNIANPIGMIWSGALMLEFLGKETADARYQAAHDEILLAIEAVIASGATTPDMGGSRSTQAVGQAIVDALNAA, encoded by the coding sequence ATGACCAAGACCAAGACGTTCAAGATCGCCGCCATTCCCGGCGACGGCATCGGCAATGAAGTGCTCCCGGAAGGTATCCGCGTGCTCGAAGCGGCTGCCCGCAAGCATGGCCTGGACCTGCAGTTCGAGTTTTTCGAATGGGCCAGCTGCGACTACTACCTGGCCCACGGCAAGATGATGCCGGACGACTGGTTCGACCAGCTCAAGGTCTTCGACGCCTTGTACTTCGGTGCCGTCGGCTGGCCCGACAAGGTGCCTGACCACATTTCCCTGTGGGGTTCGCTGCTCAAGTTCCGCCGCGACTTCGACCAGTACGTGAACATTCGCCCGGTCCGCCTGTTCCCCGGCGTGCCGTGCCCGCTGGCCGGCAAGCAGCCTGGCGACATCGACTTCGTGGTGGTGCGGGAAAACACCGAAGGCGAATACTCGTCGCTGGGAGGGCGCATGTTCGAAGGCACTGCCAATGAATTCGTCCTGCAGGAATCGGTGTTCACCCGCCGTGGCGTCGACCGCATCCTCGAATACGCGTTCGAACTTGCCCACAATCGCCCGCGCCAGCATGTGACCTCGGCCACCAAGTCCAACGGCATGGCCGTGAGCATGCCGTACTGGGACGAGCGCACCGCCGCGGTGGCCGCGCACTACCCGGAGATCACCTGGGACAAACAGCACATCGACATCCTTTGCGCACGCTTCGTGCTGCAACCGGAGCGCTTCGACGTGGTGGTAGCCTCCAACCTGTTCGGCGACATCCTCTCCGACCTCGGGCCGGCCTGCACCGGCACCATCGGCATCGCGCCGTCGGCCAACCTCAACCCCGAGCGCAAGCTCCCGTCGTTGTTCGAGCCGGTGCATGGCTCGGCGCCGGATATCTTCGGCAAGAACATCGCCAACCCGATCGGCATGATCTGGTCGGGTGCGCTGATGCTCGAATTCCTTGGCAAGGAAACCGCGGACGCCCGTTATCAGGCCGCACACGATGAAATCCTGCTGGCCATCGAGGCGGTCATCGCCAGCGGTGCGACCACGCCTGACATGGGCGGCAGCCGCTCGACCCAGGCGGTCGGCCAGGCCATCGTCGATGCACTGAATGCCGCCTGA
- a CDS encoding LysR substrate-binding domain-containing protein gives MNNLPSLDDLDIFLQVTRRASFAAVAEARGMSAAFVSKRIRVLEADLGVRLLHRTTRRVTVSEEGERVYQWAQHIFEALQRMGDDLDAGQREPAGQLRIASSLGLGRRMVAPALSELAARYPRLDIRLDVHDRLVDLVAEGVDLDIRVGDQIAPNLIAKRLARNWRVLCAAPDYLARRGTPKSLADLASHDCLVIKERDHPFGVWHLEGPAGEESVRVTGALSSNHGEVVHQWCLNGRGIVLRSWWDVHDSLADGRLVQVLEGYRQSADIWAVYTAPLAGSAKVRVAVEFFREFFADRFQIPG, from the coding sequence GTGAATAATCTGCCCAGCCTCGACGACCTTGATATCTTCCTTCAGGTGACCCGCCGTGCGAGCTTTGCGGCGGTGGCCGAGGCCCGTGGGATGTCGGCTGCCTTCGTCAGCAAGCGCATCCGCGTGCTCGAAGCGGACCTCGGCGTGCGTCTGCTGCACCGCACCACCCGGCGGGTGACGGTGAGCGAGGAGGGTGAGCGGGTCTATCAATGGGCGCAGCATATCTTCGAGGCACTGCAGCGCATGGGCGACGACCTGGACGCCGGGCAGCGGGAGCCAGCCGGGCAGTTGCGCATCGCCAGCAGCCTGGGCCTGGGGCGGCGGATGGTGGCGCCAGCGTTGTCGGAGCTGGCGGCGCGCTACCCACGGCTGGACATCCGCCTGGACGTGCATGATCGCCTGGTGGACCTGGTGGCCGAGGGCGTCGATCTGGATATCCGCGTGGGTGACCAGATTGCCCCGAACCTGATCGCCAAGCGCCTGGCGCGCAACTGGCGGGTGTTGTGCGCGGCGCCGGACTACCTTGCCCGGCGCGGCACGCCGAAGAGCCTGGCGGATCTGGCCAGTCATGACTGCCTGGTGATCAAGGAGCGCGACCATCCTTTCGGGGTCTGGCACCTTGAGGGGCCTGCGGGCGAGGAGAGTGTGCGGGTCACTGGCGCACTGTCGAGCAACCATGGCGAAGTGGTGCACCAGTGGTGCCTGAACGGGCGCGGGATCGTGCTGCGGTCGTGGTGGGATGTGCACGACAGCCTGGCGGATGGCCGGCTGGTGCAGGTGCTGGAGGGGTATCGGCAGAGTGCCGATATCTGGGCGGTGTATACCGCGCCGCTGGCCGGGTCGGCCAAGGTGCGGGTGGCGGTGGAGTTTTTCCGGGAGTTCTTTGCCGACAGGTTTCAGATTCCGGGTTGA
- a CDS encoding ABC transporter ATP-binding protein, with the protein MSAVIKDNAHGKTLVSLRGLNKHYGDFTAVDNLDLEIQDGEFLTFLGSSGSGKSTTLSMLAGFETPSSGEILVEGQSLVNVPPHKRDIGMVFQRYSLFPHLNVRDNIGFPLAIRKLSATETSKRVDAMLKLVQLEKFAHRKPSQMSGGQQQRVAIARALVYEPRILLMDEPLGALDKKLREDLQDELRQLHRRLGITIVYVTHDQEEAMRLSQRIAIFSHGKIVGLGTGYDLYQNPPNAFVASFLGNSNFLRIKASSNGAGSFEGQPVAIRLTPGLSAEQDALIMVRPEKALALTAEQAAREPLPAGWNEVSAKVGEVLFLGESQTCHVVTTGGTELTVKALSAAGMPMQPGDTVKVRWAVADACIYTEWAESDLSKSAGAH; encoded by the coding sequence ATGAGTGCAGTCATCAAAGACAACGCCCACGGCAAGACCCTGGTCAGCCTGCGTGGCCTGAACAAGCACTACGGCGACTTCACTGCCGTGGACAACCTCGACCTGGAGATCCAGGACGGCGAGTTCCTGACCTTCCTCGGCTCCAGCGGCTCGGGCAAGTCCACCACGCTGTCAATGCTGGCCGGTTTCGAAACGCCGAGCAGCGGCGAGATCCTGGTCGAGGGCCAGTCGCTGGTCAATGTGCCGCCGCACAAGCGTGACATCGGCATGGTATTCCAGCGCTACTCGCTGTTCCCGCACTTGAACGTGCGTGACAACATCGGCTTCCCGCTGGCCATCCGCAAGCTCAGCGCCACCGAGACCAGCAAGCGCGTCGATGCCATGCTCAAGCTGGTGCAGCTGGAGAAGTTTGCCCACCGCAAGCCATCGCAGATGTCCGGTGGCCAGCAGCAGCGCGTGGCGATTGCCCGGGCGCTGGTGTACGAGCCACGCATCCTGCTGATGGACGAACCGCTCGGTGCGCTGGACAAGAAGCTGCGTGAAGACCTGCAGGACGAACTGCGCCAGCTGCACCGCCGGCTGGGTATCACCATCGTCTACGTGACCCATGACCAGGAAGAAGCCATGCGTCTGTCCCAGCGCATCGCCATCTTCAGCCATGGCAAGATCGTTGGCCTGGGTACCGGTTACGACCTTTATCAGAACCCGCCGAATGCCTTTGTCGCGTCGTTCCTGGGCAACTCCAACTTCCTGCGGATCAAGGCCAGCAGCAATGGCGCGGGAAGCTTTGAGGGCCAGCCGGTGGCGATTCGCCTGACCCCAGGCCTCAGCGCCGAGCAGGATGCACTGATCATGGTGCGGCCGGAGAAGGCCCTGGCCTTGACCGCCGAACAGGCCGCGCGCGAGCCATTGCCTGCGGGCTGGAACGAGGTCAGTGCCAAGGTCGGTGAGGTCCTGTTCCTGGGTGAGAGCCAGACCTGCCATGTGGTCACCACGGGCGGTACCGAGCTGACGGTGAAGGCGCTATCTGCCGCCGGGATGCCGATGCAGCCGGGGGATACCGTGAAGGTGCGCTGGGCGGTGGCGGATGCCTGCATCTATACCGAGTGGGCCGAGAGTGATCTGAGCAAGTCGGCCGGCGCGCACTGA
- a CDS encoding ABC transporter permease: protein MLLSPNAMGRPLRTGLYLTTGVIAAFLLLPVVFIVLLSFGSSQWLVFPPPGWTFKWYGQFFSNPEWMDAALASLKVAVLTTIAAVLLGLPTAFALVRGRFPGREMLYGLFTMPMIVPLVIIAVAVYALFLKLGYTGTLFAFVVSHVIVALPFTIISIINSLKLFDQSIEDAAVICGASRLQAIFKVTFPAIRPGMIAGGLFAFLVSWDEVVLSVMMASPDLQTLPVKMWTTLRQDLSPVIAVASTLLIGLSLLVMFIAAALRRRTEVNA from the coding sequence ATGCTCCTGTCTCCCAATGCCATGGGTCGCCCGTTGCGTACGGGCCTGTACCTGACCACCGGGGTCATCGCGGCCTTCCTGCTGCTGCCGGTGGTGTTCATCGTGCTGCTGTCGTTCGGCTCGTCCCAGTGGCTGGTGTTCCCGCCACCGGGCTGGACCTTCAAGTGGTACGGCCAGTTCTTCTCCAACCCGGAGTGGATGGACGCGGCCCTGGCCAGCCTCAAGGTCGCCGTGCTGACCACCATCGCCGCGGTGCTGCTGGGCCTGCCCACCGCCTTCGCCCTGGTGCGTGGCCGCTTCCCCGGCCGCGAAATGCTCTACGGGCTGTTCACCATGCCGATGATCGTGCCACTGGTGATCATCGCCGTGGCGGTGTACGCGCTGTTCCTCAAGCTGGGCTACACCGGCACGCTGTTCGCCTTCGTGGTCAGCCATGTGATCGTCGCCCTGCCGTTCACCATCATTTCGATCATCAACTCGCTGAAGCTGTTCGACCAGTCGATCGAGGATGCCGCGGTGATCTGCGGTGCCTCGCGTCTGCAGGCGATCTTCAAGGTGACCTTCCCGGCGATTCGCCCGGGCATGATCGCCGGTGGCCTGTTCGCCTTCCTGGTGTCGTGGGACGAGGTGGTGCTGAGCGTGATGATGGCCAGCCCCGACCTGCAGACCCTGCCGGTGAAGATGTGGACCACCCTGCGCCAGGACCTGAGCCCGGTGATCGCCGTGGCTTCTACCCTGCTGATCGGCCTGTCGCTGCTTGTCATGTTCATTGCCGCCGCCTTGCGCCGGCGCACCGAAGTCAACGCCTGA
- a CDS encoding ABC transporter permease produces the protein MKVAINALQNAQGAPTGTGAPGTAPGRVSLGQRWKGSRNLLPALLFLGLFFFAPLVGLLLRGVLEPTPGLGNYEQLFANSAYARVLFNTFSVAGVVTLISVLLGFPLAWAITLVPQGWGRWLLNIVLLSMWTSLLARTYSWLVLLQSSGVINKALMAMGIIDTPLEMVHNLTGVVIGMSYIMIPFIVLPLQATMHAIDPMVLQAGSICGASPWTNFWKVFLPLCRSGLFSGALMVFVMSLGYYVTPALLGGAQNMMLPEFIIQQVQSFLNWGLASAAAALLVVITLVLFYLYLKLQPESPVGNAR, from the coding sequence ATGAAAGTCGCCATCAACGCCCTGCAGAACGCGCAAGGTGCCCCCACGGGCACCGGCGCCCCGGGAACGGCCCCTGGCCGCGTGAGCCTGGGCCAGCGCTGGAAAGGCAGCCGCAACCTGCTGCCGGCCCTGCTGTTCCTCGGCCTGTTCTTCTTCGCCCCGCTGGTCGGCCTGTTGCTGCGCGGAGTGCTGGAGCCAACGCCAGGGCTGGGCAACTACGAGCAGCTGTTCGCCAACTCGGCCTATGCACGGGTGCTGTTCAACACCTTCTCGGTGGCCGGCGTGGTCACCCTGATCAGCGTGCTGCTGGGCTTCCCGTTGGCCTGGGCGATCACCCTGGTGCCCCAGGGCTGGGGCCGCTGGCTGCTGAACATCGTCCTGCTGTCGATGTGGACCAGCCTGCTGGCGCGCACCTACTCGTGGCTGGTGCTGCTGCAGAGCTCGGGGGTGATCAACAAGGCGTTGATGGCCATGGGCATCATCGATACCCCGCTGGAGATGGTGCACAACCTCACCGGTGTGGTGATCGGCATGAGCTACATCATGATCCCGTTCATCGTGCTGCCGCTGCAGGCGACCATGCACGCCATCGACCCGATGGTGCTGCAGGCCGGCTCGATCTGCGGCGCCAGCCCGTGGACCAACTTCTGGAAGGTGTTCCTGCCGCTGTGCCGCTCGGGGCTGTTCTCCGGGGCGCTGATGGTGTTCGTGATGTCGCTCGGTTACTACGTCACCCCAGCGCTGCTCGGCGGTGCGCAGAACATGATGCTGCCTGAATTCATCATCCAACAGGTGCAGTCGTTCCTCAACTGGGGCCTGGCCAGCGCCGCGGCCGCACTGTTGGTGGTGATCACCCTGGTGCTCTTCTACCTGTACCTGAAGCTGCAGCCGGAATCCCCGGTCGGCAACGCGAGGTAA